The window GAAATGAGCTATGAGAAGTTACCGTATATTTTAATTGTTATCGATGAGTTAGCGGATTTAATGATGGTTTCTGCTCAAGAAGTTGAAGACTGTATTATGCGTATTACTCAAAAAGCGCGTGCAGCGGGAATTCACTTAATTGTGGCGACTCAACGACCAACGGTTGATGTCATTACAGGAACGATTAAGTCTAATATTCCAAGCCGAATCGCTTTTGCTGTCGCCCAGGCTAATGATTCACGTGTCATTTTAGATGAAACAGGTGCACAAAACTTGCTAGGTCAAGGTGATATGTTATGGTCTTCAAGTGGCGCTAAAGTTAAGCGGGTTCAAGGAGCCTATATTTCAAGTGAAGAGATTGATGCTGTAGTTGACTTTGTCAAAAAACAAGGAAAACCAAAATATTTAATTTCTGATGAAGTTTTTCAAAGAGGAACTTCATCCATTCAAACAGATACTGATCCGTTATTAAATGATGCGATGAATTTTATTTTTGAACGTGGTCATGCAACTGTTTCCTCGCTTCAAACGAGATTGCGAATTGGTTTTAATCGTGCAGCGCGCATCATTGATACTCTTGAAATGAATGGATGGATTGGAGAGCCACAAGGTGCTCAAAAACAACGAGAAATTTTAATTTCACGAGAAGAGTTTGAAGCTTTAAAAGATCTAACTCGATTTTAAAAATTACATATTAATTAATGAAACCGCCTTTTGAGTCTGATAATGACCAAAAGGCGGTTTCCAAATAGGCGATAAATGATATAATATTATAGAAATAATAGTACGAGATAGGAGACGATTCAGAATGAGTGAAAAATATCATCTCATTGGAATAAAAGGTTCAGGGATGAGTGCATTAGCACATATTTTATACGATATGGGACATGAGGTTCAAGGATCAGATATTGAGGAAACATTGTTTACTCAAATTGGACTAGAAGCTAAAGGGATGACATTATATCCATTTGGAAAATCTAAAATGGATTCAGATATGACAGTTATTATCGGAAATGCCTTTAAAGATGATCATATTGAGGTCATTCAAGCAAAAGAAATCGGTGCAAAATGTGTTCGATATCATGATTTTTTAGGAAGTTTAGCAGGAGGATTCACTTCAATCGCTATCTCGGGAACGCATGGGAAAACGACAACAACTGGTTTATTATCACATGTTTTACGATTAAACCGTCCAACTTCTTATTTAATTGGTGATGGAACAGGTAAGGGTGTAGAAGATAGTGAATATTTTGTTTTTGAGGCGTGTGAATATCAACGTCACTTCTTAGCTTATCATCCAGATTATTCTATTATTACGAATATTGAACATGATCATCCAGACTACTTTAAAGATATTGATGATGTATTAGATGCTTTTGATACGTTTGTTAGTCAGTGTAAAAAAATGGTTATTGCTTGTGGAGACGATAAAGAAGTTAAGAAATTAAAAGCCTCGTCTAAAATTATGACTTATGGATTTGAACCATCAAATCATGTGGTTGCTACTAATGTGTTAAAAACGTCTGAAGGAACAACATTTGATGTTTTAATTAATGGGAAATTCTATCATACCTTTGTCACACCATTCTTCGGGGATCATATGATTTTAAATAGTTTAGCTGTGATTGCCGTTTGTTATTTAGAAGGATTAGAACCATCAATCGTAGAAAAAGATTTAAAACTATTTGAAGGTGTTAAGCGTCGCTTTGCACAAAAAAATTACCACGAACAAGTTATTATTGATGATTATGCGCATCATCCAACTGAAATTGCTGTCACATTAAAAGCAGTTCGTCAAAAATATCCGGATCGTGAATTGGTTGCTGTATTCCAACCACACACGTTTACACGTACTGCTGCTTTTATTAATGAGTTTGCTGAAAGCTTAAATTTAGCAGATCATATTTATTTAACAGAAATCTTTGGATCTGCACGCGAAAGTGCTGGAACGGTTAATATTCAAACATTAATTGATAAATGCCATAGTGGTCACTTTATTACAAAAGAGACAGTGGATCAATTGCATCAATATCCAACCGCTGTTGT of the Turicibacter sp. TJ11 genome contains:
- the murC gene encoding UDP-N-acetylmuramate--L-alanine ligase, giving the protein MSEKYHLIGIKGSGMSALAHILYDMGHEVQGSDIEETLFTQIGLEAKGMTLYPFGKSKMDSDMTVIIGNAFKDDHIEVIQAKEIGAKCVRYHDFLGSLAGGFTSIAISGTHGKTTTTGLLSHVLRLNRPTSYLIGDGTGKGVEDSEYFVFEACEYQRHFLAYHPDYSIITNIEHDHPDYFKDIDDVLDAFDTFVSQCKKMVIACGDDKEVKKLKASSKIMTYGFEPSNHVVATNVLKTSEGTTFDVLINGKFYHTFVTPFFGDHMILNSLAVIAVCYLEGLEPSIVEKDLKLFEGVKRRFAQKNYHEQVIIDDYAHHPTEIAVTLKAVRQKYPDRELVAVFQPHTFTRTAAFINEFAESLNLADHIYLTEIFGSARESAGTVNIQTLIDKCHSGHFITKETVDQLHQYPTAVVVFMGAGDIKKYEDAYTRLPWRSEA